A window of the Pseudomonas furukawaii genome harbors these coding sequences:
- a CDS encoding ABC transporter substrate-binding protein, with translation MQFKKRVLGLMCAAGLLAGAASAQAAGWCESGKPVKFAGLNWESGMLLTDLLQFVLKNGYGCETDSLPGNSITMEQALGNNDIQVFAEEWIGRSDAWNKAATAGKVVGVGAPIVGATEGWYVPRYVIEGDAKRGIEAKAPQLKAIADLGQYAELFRDPEEPGKGRFYNCPAGWTCELDNSEMLKRYGLEDKFTNFRPGTGPALDAAVLSSYRRGEPILFYYWSPTPLMGQADLVKLEEQAGVDKSVTIQVGLSRTFHDEAPELVAVLEKVNLPIDLLNQNLAKMAKEKMDSADLAKAFLKEHPDLWRAWVSEDAAKKIEAAL, from the coding sequence ATGCAATTCAAGAAGCGAGTGTTGGGCCTGATGTGTGCGGCGGGCCTGCTGGCCGGGGCGGCGTCCGCCCAGGCGGCGGGCTGGTGTGAGTCGGGCAAGCCGGTGAAGTTCGCCGGGCTCAACTGGGAAAGCGGCATGTTGCTCACCGACCTGTTGCAGTTCGTGCTGAAGAACGGCTACGGCTGTGAGACCGACAGCCTGCCGGGCAACTCCATCACCATGGAACAGGCCCTGGGCAACAACGACATCCAGGTGTTCGCCGAGGAGTGGATCGGCCGCAGCGACGCCTGGAACAAGGCCGCTACCGCCGGCAAGGTGGTGGGCGTGGGCGCACCGATCGTCGGCGCCACCGAAGGCTGGTACGTGCCGCGCTATGTGATCGAGGGCGACGCCAAGCGCGGCATCGAGGCCAAAGCGCCGCAGCTCAAGGCCATCGCCGACCTCGGCCAGTACGCCGAGCTGTTCCGTGATCCGGAAGAGCCGGGCAAGGGGCGCTTCTACAACTGCCCGGCCGGCTGGACCTGCGAGCTGGACAACAGCGAGATGCTCAAGCGCTACGGCCTGGAGGACAAGTTCACCAACTTCCGTCCCGGCACCGGGCCGGCCCTGGATGCGGCCGTGCTGTCGAGCTATCGCCGTGGCGAGCCTATCCTTTTCTATTACTGGTCGCCGACGCCGCTGATGGGCCAGGCGGACCTGGTCAAGCTGGAGGAGCAGGCCGGCGTGGACAAGAGCGTGACCATCCAGGTCGGCCTGTCCAGGACCTTCCATGACGAGGCCCCGGAGCTGGTGGCGGTGCTGGAGAAGGTCAACCTGCCCATCGACCTGCTCAACCAGAACCTGGCGAAGATGGCCAAGGAAAAGATGGACTCGGCCGACCTGGCCAAGGCCTTCCTGAAAGAGCACCCGGACCTGTGGCGCGCCTGGGTCAGCGAGGACGCGGCGAAGAAGATCGAAGCCGCACTCTGA
- a CDS encoding HAL/PAL/TAL family ammonia-lyase codes for MPFPERVLLGDAPLTWRQVVAVARHGAALELAPSAWARIDNARAIVERIVARGERAYGISTGLGALSEVVLDTEQFAALSRNTLLSHACGVGPALADEQVRAIICCAIGNYSHGRSGLQRQVVEALLALLARGITPRVPSQGSVGYLTHMAHVGVALLGVGEVSYRGRVVPAAEALAAEGLEPVRLGAKDGLCLVNGLPCMTGLACLALDDAECLMRWADVIGAMSFEALRGQIAAFDPDIIALKPHPGMQEVGRNLLALLAGSEVVAASRGVRTQDALSIRSIPQVHGACRDQWAHAARQVDTELASANDNPLLLGTPDDYKVVSQANPHGESVAMAADLLAIAVAELGGIAERRLDRLVNPLVSGLPAFLVSQPGVNSGMMIAQYVAAALAGENRQLAQPAVVDNFVTSGLQEDHLSLGTSAALKLGKALENCRRILAIEYLLAAQAFEFHRPTRFGAGTGAAWETLRERVPAYDQDRWLAPDVARAADLIGDRAALEGVAARIGGLR; via the coding sequence ATGCCGTTTCCCGAGAGAGTCCTGTTGGGCGATGCGCCGCTGACCTGGCGCCAGGTGGTGGCGGTGGCCCGCCACGGCGCCGCCCTGGAGCTGGCGCCGTCGGCCTGGGCGCGTATCGACAACGCCCGCGCCATCGTCGAGCGCATCGTGGCCCGTGGCGAACGGGCCTATGGCATCAGCACCGGCCTCGGCGCCCTGAGCGAGGTGGTGCTGGACACCGAGCAGTTCGCCGCGCTGTCGCGCAACACGCTGCTCAGCCATGCCTGCGGCGTGGGCCCTGCGCTGGCCGACGAGCAGGTGCGGGCCATCATCTGCTGCGCCATCGGCAACTACAGCCACGGCCGCTCCGGCCTGCAGCGGCAGGTGGTGGAGGCGCTGCTGGCCCTGCTGGCGCGAGGCATCACGCCACGGGTGCCGTCCCAGGGGTCGGTGGGCTACCTGACCCACATGGCCCATGTGGGCGTTGCGTTGCTGGGAGTGGGGGAGGTGAGTTATCGCGGTCGTGTCGTGCCGGCCGCCGAGGCGCTGGCCGCCGAAGGCCTGGAGCCGGTTCGCCTGGGGGCCAAGGACGGGCTCTGCCTGGTCAATGGCCTGCCGTGCATGACCGGCCTGGCCTGCCTGGCCCTGGACGACGCGGAGTGCCTGATGCGCTGGGCCGACGTGATCGGCGCCATGAGTTTCGAGGCCCTGCGCGGGCAGATCGCCGCCTTCGACCCGGACATCATCGCCCTCAAGCCGCACCCCGGCATGCAGGAGGTGGGGCGCAACCTGCTGGCGCTGCTGGCCGGCAGCGAGGTGGTGGCCGCCAGCCGGGGTGTTCGCACTCAGGACGCCCTCAGCATCCGTTCCATCCCGCAGGTGCACGGCGCCTGCCGCGACCAGTGGGCCCATGCCGCGCGCCAGGTGGATACCGAGCTGGCCTCGGCCAACGACAACCCGCTGCTGCTGGGGACCCCGGACGACTACAAGGTGGTGTCCCAGGCCAATCCCCATGGAGAGTCCGTGGCCATGGCGGCGGACCTGCTGGCCATCGCGGTGGCCGAGCTGGGCGGTATCGCCGAGCGTCGCCTGGATCGCCTGGTCAACCCGCTGGTCAGCGGTCTCCCGGCGTTCCTGGTGAGCCAGCCCGGCGTCAACTCGGGGATGATGATCGCCCAGTACGTCGCCGCCGCCCTGGCCGGCGAGAACCGCCAGCTGGCGCAGCCGGCGGTGGTGGACAACTTCGTCACCTCCGGCCTGCAGGAGGACCACCTGAGCCTCGGCACCAGTGCCGCCCTCAAGCTGGGCAAGGCGCTGGAGAACTGCCGGCGCATCCTCGCCATCGAATACCTGCTGGCCGCCCAGGCCTTCGAGTTCCACAGGCCCACGCGCTTCGGTGCGGGCACCGGCGCGGCCTGGGAAACCCTTCGCGAGCGGGTGCCCGCCTATGACCAGGACCGCTGGCTGGCACCGGACGTCGCCCGCGCCGCCGACCTGATCGGCGACCGGGCCGCGCTGGAAGGAGTCGCCGCGCGCATCGGCGGCCTGCGATGA
- a CDS encoding ABC transporter substrate-binding protein, with product MPRHSVLAAIVLSLLLPASREAGAAECPYPHPVVLAGLNWESGMFTTEVLRLLLEKGYGCRTDVLPGNTLTMENALRQNDIQVIAEQWAGRSELWRKAEAAGEVFAVGEPVQGATEGWWVPEYLVKGEDAPAAGPRSVSDLPRFKALFQDPEERAKGRFYNCPSGWTCEGVNSQKLKAYGLEDSYVNFRTGTGPALDAAITAAIRQRRPILFYYWSPTPLMGRYPLVQLEEPPFDQKAWETLIDPDHPNPVGTRSLPAKISIGVSRDLHEQAPELVRLFEKVRIPLPLFNGILARMAEERAEAAPTAEAFFRQHRDIWSAWVTPEVAGKLDASLR from the coding sequence ATGCCTCGCCACAGCGTCCTCGCGGCCATCGTCCTGTCGCTCCTCCTGCCCGCATCGCGGGAGGCCGGGGCCGCCGAATGCCCCTATCCCCATCCCGTGGTGCTCGCCGGGCTGAACTGGGAAAGCGGCATGTTCACCACCGAAGTGCTGCGTCTGCTGCTGGAGAAGGGCTACGGCTGCCGGACCGACGTGCTGCCCGGCAACACCCTGACCATGGAGAACGCCCTGCGGCAGAACGACATCCAGGTGATCGCCGAGCAGTGGGCCGGGCGCAGCGAGCTGTGGCGCAAGGCCGAGGCGGCCGGCGAGGTCTTCGCCGTAGGCGAGCCGGTGCAGGGCGCGACCGAAGGCTGGTGGGTGCCTGAGTACCTGGTGAAAGGGGAGGACGCGCCGGCCGCCGGCCCGCGTTCGGTCAGCGACCTGCCGCGCTTCAAGGCCCTGTTCCAGGACCCGGAGGAAAGGGCCAAGGGGCGCTTCTACAACTGCCCCAGCGGCTGGACCTGCGAGGGTGTGAACAGCCAGAAGCTCAAGGCCTATGGCCTGGAAGACAGCTACGTGAACTTCCGCACCGGAACCGGGCCCGCGCTGGATGCGGCGATCACGGCGGCGATCCGCCAGCGGCGGCCGATCCTCTTCTACTACTGGTCGCCGACACCGCTCATGGGACGCTACCCGCTGGTGCAACTGGAGGAGCCCCCCTTCGACCAGAAGGCCTGGGAAACCCTGATCGACCCCGATCACCCCAATCCCGTCGGCACCCGTTCGCTGCCGGCGAAGATCTCCATCGGCGTGTCCCGTGACCTGCATGAGCAGGCGCCCGAACTGGTGCGCCTGTTCGAAAAGGTGAGGATCCCGTTGCCGCTGTTCAACGGCATCCTCGCGCGGATGGCCGAGGAGCGCGCCGAGGCGGCGCCCACCGCGGAGGCTTTCTTCCGCCAGCACCGGGACATCTGGTCGGCCTGGGTGACCCCGGAGGTCGCCGGAAAGCTCGATGCATCCCTGAGATGA
- a CDS encoding ABC transporter permease, translating to MFPERFTFSIADWVNNWVDSLVTHYGDVFRHISDTLLYAIVYLEGLLRSAPWWLVLLVVAGIAWHATRRVLPTLVITGLLFLVGAVGLWDKLMQTVALMLVATFISVLIGIPLGILAARSDRLRAVLMPLLDIMQTMPSFVYLIPVLMLFGLGKVPAIFATVIYAAPPLIRLTDLGIRQVDKEVMEAVNAFGANRWQQLFGVQLPLALPSIMAGINQTTMMALSMVVIASMIGARGLGEDVLVGIQTLNVGKGLEAGLAIVILAVVFDRITQAYGRPRHAASK from the coding sequence ATGTTTCCCGAACGCTTCACCTTCTCCATCGCCGATTGGGTCAACAACTGGGTCGACAGCCTGGTGACCCACTACGGCGACGTGTTCCGCCACATCTCCGACACCCTGCTCTACGCCATCGTCTACCTCGAGGGCCTGCTGCGCTCCGCGCCCTGGTGGCTGGTGCTGCTGGTGGTCGCCGGCATCGCCTGGCACGCCACCCGCCGCGTCCTGCCCACCCTGGTGATCACCGGCCTGCTGTTCCTGGTGGGGGCCGTCGGCCTGTGGGACAAGTTGATGCAGACGGTCGCGCTGATGCTGGTGGCCACCTTCATCTCGGTGCTGATCGGCATTCCCCTGGGCATCCTCGCCGCCCGCAGCGACCGCCTGCGCGCGGTGCTGATGCCGCTGCTGGACATCATGCAGACCATGCCCAGCTTCGTGTACCTGATCCCGGTGCTGATGCTTTTCGGCCTGGGCAAGGTGCCGGCCATCTTCGCCACGGTGATCTACGCGGCGCCGCCGCTGATCCGCCTTACCGACCTCGGTATCCGCCAGGTCGACAAGGAAGTGATGGAGGCGGTGAACGCCTTCGGCGCCAACCGCTGGCAACAGCTGTTCGGCGTGCAGTTGCCACTGGCCCTGCCGAGCATCATGGCCGGCATCAACCAGACCACCATGATGGCCCTGTCGATGGTGGTGATCGCCTCCATGATCGGCGCCCGGGGGCTGGGCGAGGACGTGCTGGTGGGCATCCAGACCCTCAACGTCGGCAAGGGCCTGGAAGCGGGCCTGGCCATCGTCATCCTGGCCGTGGTCTTCGACCGCATCACCCAGGCCTACGGCCGTCCACGGCACGCAGCCAGCAAATGA
- the hutU gene encoding urocanate hydratase has protein sequence MTKFRDVEIRAPRGNTLNAKSWLTEAPLRMLMNNLDPEVAENPKELVVYGGIGRAARNWECYDKIVETLKELNDDETLLVQSGKPVGVFKTHANAPRVLIANSNLVPHWATWEHFNELDAKGLAMYGQMTAGSWIYIGSQGIVQGTYETFVEAGRQHYNGDLKGKWVLTAGLGGMGGAQPLAATLAGACSLNIECQQSRIDFRLKTRYVDEQAKDLDDALARIAKYTAEGRAISIALHGNAAEILPELVRRGVRPDMVTDQTSAHDPLNGYLPAGWTWEQYRDRAQTEPAAVVKAAKQSMAVHVRAMLDFQKQGIPTFDYGNNIRQMAKEEGVDNAFDFPGFVPAYIRPLFCRGIGPFRWAALSGDPQDIYKTDAKVKELIPDDAHLHRWLDMARERIAFQGLPARICWVGLGQRAKLGLAFNEMVRSGELSAPIVIGRDHLDSGSVSSPNRETEAMADGSDAVSDWPLLNALLNTASGATWVSLHHGGGVGMGFSQHSGMVIVCDGTDEAAARIARVLTNDPGTGVMRHADAGYPIAIDCAREQGLNLPMIGKGA, from the coding sequence ATGACCAAATTCCGCGATGTCGAAATACGTGCCCCCCGCGGCAACACGCTGAACGCCAAGAGCTGGCTGACCGAAGCGCCGCTGCGCATGCTGATGAACAACCTGGACCCGGAAGTGGCCGAGAACCCCAAGGAACTGGTGGTGTACGGCGGCATCGGCCGCGCCGCGCGCAACTGGGAGTGCTACGACAAGATCGTCGAGACCCTCAAGGAACTGAACGACGACGAGACGCTGCTGGTGCAGTCCGGCAAGCCGGTGGGCGTGTTCAAGACCCACGCCAACGCCCCGCGCGTGCTGATCGCCAACTCCAACCTGGTGCCCCACTGGGCGACCTGGGAACACTTCAACGAGCTGGATGCCAAGGGCCTGGCCATGTACGGCCAGATGACCGCCGGCAGCTGGATCTACATCGGCAGCCAGGGCATCGTCCAGGGCACCTATGAAACCTTCGTCGAGGCCGGCCGCCAGCACTACAACGGCGACCTGAAGGGCAAGTGGGTCCTCACCGCCGGCCTTGGCGGCATGGGCGGCGCCCAGCCCCTGGCCGCGACCCTGGCCGGCGCCTGCTCGCTGAACATCGAGTGCCAGCAGAGCCGCATCGACTTCCGCCTGAAGACCCGCTACGTGGATGAGCAGGCCAAGGACCTGGACGACGCCCTGGCGCGCATCGCGAAGTACACCGCCGAAGGCCGCGCCATCTCCATCGCCCTGCACGGCAACGCCGCCGAGATCCTCCCGGAACTGGTGCGCCGTGGCGTGCGCCCGGACATGGTCACCGACCAGACCAGCGCCCACGACCCGCTGAACGGTTACCTGCCCGCCGGCTGGACCTGGGAGCAGTACCGCGACCGTGCGCAGACCGAGCCGGCCGCCGTGGTCAAGGCCGCCAAGCAGTCCATGGCCGTGCACGTGCGCGCCATGCTGGACTTCCAGAAGCAGGGCATCCCCACCTTCGACTACGGCAACAACATCCGCCAGATGGCCAAGGAAGAGGGCGTGGACAACGCCTTCGACTTCCCCGGCTTCGTCCCGGCCTACATCCGCCCTTTGTTCTGCCGGGGCATCGGCCCCTTCCGCTGGGCCGCGCTGTCGGGCGACCCGCAGGACATCTACAAGACCGACGCCAAGGTGAAGGAGCTGATCCCGGACGACGCCCACCTGCACCGCTGGCTGGACATGGCCCGCGAGCGCATCGCCTTCCAGGGCCTGCCGGCACGCATCTGCTGGGTCGGCCTGGGCCAGCGCGCGAAACTGGGCCTGGCCTTCAACGAAATGGTCCGCAGCGGCGAGCTGTCGGCCCCCATCGTCATCGGCCGTGACCACCTGGACTCCGGCTCGGTGTCCAGCCCGAACCGCGAAACCGAAGCCATGGCCGACGGTTCCGACGCCGTGTCCGACTGGCCGCTGCTCAACGCCCTGCTGAACACCGCCAGCGGCGCCACCTGGGTGTCCCTGCACCACGGCGGTGGCGTGGGCATGGGCTTCTCCCAGCATTCGGGCATGGTCATCGTCTGCGACGGCACCGATGAGGCCGCCGCGCGCATCGCCCGCGTGCTGACCAACGACCCGGGCACCGGCGTGATGCGCCATGCCGATGCGGGTTACCCGATCGCCATAGACTGTGCTCGTGAGCAGGGCCTGAACCTGCCGATGATCGGCAAAGGAGCCTGA
- a CDS encoding HutD/Ves family protein translates to MTSSRLLRAADYPRMPWKNGAGSTLEIARDAGDGLDGFGWRLSIADVGESGGFSAFTGYQRVITVLEGAGMRLTVDGRPSRCLTALDAFAFDGGAAVSCELLDGPIRDFNLIYSPKRYAARLQWLRAEGEVRLFSSASTLLLFAAEAGVGVEIDGQSTQVMGRYDCLHLEAGGALAEVKLNGGACCLIELTPR, encoded by the coding sequence ATGACCTCATCCCGCCTGCTGCGCGCCGCCGACTACCCCCGTATGCCGTGGAAGAACGGCGCCGGTTCCACCCTGGAAATCGCCCGCGACGCAGGCGATGGCCTCGACGGTTTCGGCTGGCGGCTGTCCATTGCCGACGTCGGTGAATCCGGCGGCTTCTCCGCCTTCACCGGCTACCAGCGGGTGATCACCGTGCTGGAAGGCGCCGGCATGCGCCTGACGGTGGACGGGCGGCCCTCCCGGTGCCTCACCGCCCTGGACGCCTTCGCCTTCGACGGTGGGGCGGCGGTGAGCTGCGAACTGCTCGACGGCCCGATCCGCGACTTCAACCTGATCTATTCGCCGAAGCGCTATGCCGCGCGCCTGCAATGGCTGCGCGCCGAGGGCGAGGTCCGTCTCTTCTCCTCCGCCAGCACCTTGCTCCTGTTCGCCGCCGAGGCGGGCGTAGGGGTCGAGATCGACGGACAGTCCACCCAAGTAATGGGCCGGTATGACTGCCTGCACCTGGAAGCCGGCGGCGCGCTTGCCGAGGTGAAGCTCAATGGCGGTGCCTGCTGCCTGATCGAGCTGACGCCTCGCTAG
- a CDS encoding YjiH family protein gives MPEELTATAQPARSLALFRLIGYSLVGLVLFFVPFEIGGRSTILLDHAASALQLHARPLVIGLALLFMLYGAIEPWRSGSWRRSATHTAFSVLKVVGLFVGVAYLFRVGPEAIYQPGMLPFLFEKLVLSLALIVPLGALALVFLIGFGLLELVGVLMQPVMRPIWRTPGKSAIDAVASFVGSYSVGLLITDRMYQQGHYSVREAAIIATGFSTVSAPFMVIIAKTLGLMEQWNLYFWGAMLVTFSVTAVSARIYPLSRLPSESRSEAPLAPGASRLRSAWNAGVAQAASAPSLLSALRETFIDGLRMTAAILPSILAVGLLGLLAAKYTPLFDAVGLLLYPFTWLLGLTEPMEVARALSSGLAEMFLPAMLLKDADALVRFVTAIVSVSSVLFLSASIPCVLATRIPLSLRDLLVVWLQRTVLSLVFSVPLAYLAQFLGWL, from the coding sequence ATGCCTGAAGAACTGACAGCGACTGCCCAACCCGCCCGGAGTCTCGCCCTGTTTCGCCTGATCGGCTACAGCCTGGTCGGCCTGGTGCTGTTCTTCGTTCCGTTCGAGATCGGCGGGCGCTCCACCATCCTCCTCGACCACGCGGCTTCCGCCCTGCAACTCCATGCCCGTCCCCTGGTGATCGGGCTTGCCCTGCTGTTCATGCTCTACGGTGCCATCGAGCCCTGGCGCAGCGGCAGCTGGCGCCGCAGTGCCACCCATACGGCGTTCAGCGTGCTCAAGGTGGTCGGCCTGTTCGTCGGTGTCGCCTACCTGTTCCGTGTCGGGCCCGAGGCCATCTACCAGCCGGGGATGCTGCCGTTCCTCTTCGAGAAGCTGGTGCTCAGCCTGGCCCTGATCGTGCCGCTGGGCGCGCTGGCGCTGGTGTTCCTCATCGGTTTCGGCCTGCTGGAACTGGTTGGCGTGCTGATGCAGCCGGTGATGCGTCCCATCTGGCGCACCCCGGGCAAGTCCGCCATCGATGCCGTGGCCTCCTTCGTCGGCAGCTATTCCGTCGGGCTGCTCATCACCGACCGCATGTACCAGCAGGGGCACTACAGCGTCCGTGAGGCGGCGATCATCGCCACCGGCTTCTCCACGGTGTCGGCACCCTTCATGGTGATCATCGCCAAGACCCTCGGACTGATGGAGCAGTGGAACCTCTACTTCTGGGGCGCCATGCTGGTGACCTTCTCCGTGACCGCCGTCAGCGCCCGTATCTATCCGCTGTCGCGCCTGCCGTCGGAGAGCCGTTCCGAGGCGCCGCTCGCCCCCGGCGCGAGCCGCCTGCGCAGCGCCTGGAACGCCGGCGTGGCCCAGGCCGCCAGCGCCCCCTCGCTGCTCTCGGCCCTGCGTGAAACCTTCATCGATGGCCTGCGCATGACCGCCGCCATCCTGCCGAGCATCCTCGCCGTCGGCCTCCTCGGCTTGCTGGCGGCCAAGTACACCCCGCTGTTCGACGCCGTCGGCCTGCTGCTCTACCCCTTCACCTGGTTGCTCGGCCTCACCGAGCCCATGGAGGTGGCCCGCGCCCTGTCCTCCGGCCTGGCCGAGATGTTCCTGCCGGCCATGCTGCTGAAGGATGCCGACGCCCTGGTGCGTTTCGTCACGGCCATCGTCTCGGTGAGCAGCGTGCTGTTCCTTTCCGCCTCGATTCCCTGCGTGCTGGCCACGCGGATCCCGCTGAGCCTGCGGGACCTGCTGGTGGTCTGGCTGCAGCGCACGGTTCTCAGCCTGGTGTTCAGCGTACCGCTGGCCTACCTGGCGCAATTCCTGGGCTGGCTGTGA
- a CDS encoding quaternary amine ABC transporter ATP-binding protein gives MSGENMSKIVVKNVFKIFGQRADEALALIQQGKGKAEVLADTGCVVGVNDLSLSIGAGEIFVIMGLSGSGKSTLVRHFNRLIDPTSGQILVDGEDILRYDMDALREFRRKKISMVFQSFGLLPHKTVLDNVAYGLKVRGETKATCLERAQHWITTVGLKGYEKSYPHQLSGGMRQRVGLARALASDTDIILMDEAFSALDPLIRADMQEQLLELQKTLQKTIVFITHDLDEAVRIGNRIAILKDGQLIQVGTPREILHQPADDYVDRFVQRRVANL, from the coding sequence ATGAGTGGCGAGAACATGAGCAAGATCGTCGTCAAGAACGTATTCAAGATCTTCGGCCAGCGCGCCGACGAGGCCCTGGCGCTGATCCAGCAGGGCAAGGGCAAGGCCGAGGTGTTGGCCGACACCGGTTGCGTGGTGGGGGTCAATGACCTGTCGCTGTCCATCGGCGCCGGCGAGATCTTCGTGATCATGGGCCTGTCCGGCTCCGGCAAGTCCACCCTGGTGCGCCACTTCAACCGCCTGATCGATCCCACCAGCGGGCAGATCCTGGTGGATGGCGAGGACATCCTGCGCTACGACATGGACGCGCTGCGGGAATTCCGTCGCAAGAAGATCAGCATGGTGTTCCAGAGCTTCGGCCTGCTGCCCCACAAGACCGTGCTGGATAACGTCGCCTACGGCCTCAAGGTGCGCGGCGAGACCAAGGCCACCTGCCTGGAGCGTGCCCAGCACTGGATTACCACGGTCGGCCTGAAGGGCTACGAGAAGTCCTATCCCCACCAGTTGTCCGGCGGCATGCGCCAGCGCGTGGGACTGGCCCGGGCGCTGGCCTCCGACACCGACATCATCCTCATGGACGAAGCCTTCAGCGCCCTCGACCCGCTGATCCGCGCCGACATGCAGGAGCAATTGCTGGAGCTGCAGAAAACCCTGCAGAAGACCATCGTGTTCATCACCCACGACCTCGACGAGGCGGTCCGCATCGGCAACCGCATCGCCATCCTCAAGGACGGCCAGCTGATCCAGGTGGGCACGCCCCGGGAAATCCTCCACCAGCCGGCGGACGACTACGTCGACCGTTTCGTCCAGCGCCGCGTGGCGAACCTGTAA
- the hutH gene encoding histidine ammonia-lyase encodes MSVNALNLKPGTLTLAQLRQAFHAPVQIRLEAAAGAAIDASVACVEGIIAEGRTAYGINTGFGLLASTRIAPHDLEKLQRSLVLSHAAGVGEALDDAMVRLIMLLKVNSLARGFSGIRRKVIDALVALVNAEVYPHIPLKGSVGASGDLAPLAHMSLLLLGESKARHKGQWLPATEALAIAGLEPLTLAAKEGLALLNGTQVSTAYALQGLFEAEDLFAGATVCGGLSVEAMLGSRAPFDARIHAARGQRGQIDVAAAYRELLTASSEIAQSHEKCDKVQDPYSLRCQPQVMGACLTQLRQAAEVLEIESNAVSDNPLVFAEEGDVISGGNFHAEPVAMAADNIALAIAEIGALSERRISLMMDMHMSQLPPFLVENGGVNSGFMIAQVTAAALASENKALAHPASVDSLPTSANQEDHVSMAPNAGKRLWAMAENVRGILAIEWLGACQGLDFRTGLKSSPKLEQARGLLRTRVPYYKEDRFFAPDIEAASELLASGCLNELIPGGLLPSL; translated from the coding sequence CTGAGTGTGAACGCACTGAACCTGAAACCCGGAACCCTGACCCTGGCGCAGTTGCGCCAGGCGTTCCACGCCCCCGTGCAGATCCGCCTGGAGGCGGCTGCCGGTGCGGCCATCGACGCCAGCGTCGCCTGCGTCGAGGGCATCATCGCCGAGGGGCGCACCGCCTACGGCATCAACACCGGCTTCGGCCTGCTGGCCTCCACCCGCATCGCCCCCCATGACCTGGAGAAGCTCCAGCGCTCGCTGGTGCTGTCCCACGCGGCTGGCGTCGGCGAAGCCCTGGACGACGCCATGGTGCGGTTGATCATGCTGCTCAAGGTGAACAGCCTGGCGCGCGGCTTCTCCGGTATCCGTCGCAAGGTGATCGACGCCCTGGTGGCGCTGGTGAACGCCGAGGTCTACCCGCACATCCCGCTGAAAGGCTCCGTGGGTGCCTCCGGGGACCTGGCCCCGCTGGCGCACATGTCCCTGCTGCTGCTGGGCGAAAGCAAGGCCCGCCACAAGGGCCAGTGGCTGCCGGCCACCGAGGCCCTGGCGATCGCCGGGCTGGAGCCGCTGACCCTGGCCGCCAAGGAGGGACTGGCCCTGCTCAACGGCACCCAGGTGTCCACCGCCTACGCCCTGCAGGGCCTGTTCGAAGCCGAGGACCTCTTCGCCGGCGCCACCGTCTGCGGCGGCCTGAGCGTCGAGGCCATGCTCGGCTCCCGCGCGCCCTTCGATGCCCGCATCCATGCCGCCCGTGGCCAGCGCGGCCAGATCGACGTCGCCGCCGCCTACCGCGAGTTGCTCACCGCCAGCAGCGAGATCGCCCAGTCCCACGAGAAGTGCGACAAGGTGCAGGACCCCTATTCCCTGCGGTGCCAGCCCCAGGTCATGGGCGCCTGCCTGACGCAACTGCGCCAGGCCGCCGAGGTGCTGGAGATCGAATCCAACGCCGTTTCCGACAACCCCCTGGTGTTCGCCGAAGAGGGCGACGTGATCTCCGGCGGCAACTTCCACGCCGAGCCGGTGGCCATGGCCGCCGACAACATCGCCCTGGCCATCGCCGAGATCGGCGCCCTGTCGGAACGGCGCATCTCGCTGATGATGGACATGCACATGTCCCAGCTGCCGCCCTTCCTGGTGGAGAACGGCGGAGTCAACTCCGGCTTCATGATCGCCCAGGTCACCGCCGCCGCCCTGGCCAGCGAAAACAAGGCCCTGGCCCACCCGGCCAGCGTCGACAGTCTGCCCACCTCGGCCAACCAGGAGGACCACGTGTCCATGGCGCCCAACGCCGGCAAGCGCCTCTGGGCCATGGCCGAGAACGTGCGCGGCATCCTCGCCATCGAGTGGCTGGGGGCCTGCCAGGGCCTGGACTTCCGCACTGGCCTGAAAAGCTCGCCGAAGCTGGAACAGGCCCGTGGCCTGCTCCGTACCCGTGTTCCCTATTACAAGGAGGACCGCTTCTTCGCCCCGGACATCGAGGCCGCCAGCGAACTGCTGGCCAGCGGCTGCCTCAACGAGCTGATCCCCGGAGGCCTGCTGCCGAGCCTGTGA